The following coding sequences are from one Nicotiana tabacum cultivar K326 chromosome 1, ASM71507v2, whole genome shotgun sequence window:
- the LOC107811354 gene encoding uncharacterized protein LOC107811354, with translation MEKIRKASHAGSWYTDHPQELAEQLDGWLRAAGLAKSSDVRGVIAPHAGYSYSGCAAAYAFGNIDPTNISRVFLLGPSHHYYTPKCALSRATVYKNPIGDLPIDVEVNDELKATGKFEYMDLRVDEAEHSMEMHLPYLAKVFEGYPVKIVPILVGSLSAESEALYGRLLAKYVDDPKNFFSVSSDFCHWGSRFNYMHYDKSHGAIYKSIEALDKMGMDIIETGDPDAFKQYLSETDNTICGRHPISVFLHMLKNSSTKIKIRFLRYEQSSQCKSMRDSSVSYASAVGKIDA, from the exons ATGGAGAAAATCAGGAAAGCATCTCATGCTGGTTCGTGGTACACTGATCATC CCCAAGAACTGGCAGAACAGCTTGATGGCTGGTTGAGAGCTGCTGGCTTAGCAAAATCTTCTGATGTACGAGGTGTAATTGCACC TCATGCAGGCTATTCATATTCTGGTTGTGCAGCAGCTTATGCATTTGGGAACATAGACCCCACCAACAT TTCTCGGGTATTTCTACTTGGTCCATCTCACCACTATTATACTCCAAAATGTGCACTTTCAAGAGCCACAGTTTACAAGAATCCTATAGGAGATCTACCCATTGATGTAGAAG TAAATGACGAGCTAAAAGCTACGGGGAAATTTGAATACATGGATCTTCGAGTTGATGAAGCTGAACATAGCATGGAAATGCACCTTCCATATCTTGCTAAAGTTTTCGAAGG GTATCCAGTGAAAATTGTGCCTATTTTGGTTGGGTCTCTTAGTGCTGAAAGTGAAGCCCTTTATGGACGGTTACTCGCAAAATATGTAGATGACCCAAAGAATTTCTTCTCAGTGTCTTCGGATTTTTGTCATTGGGGTTCAAG GTTCAACTACATGCATTATGACAAAAGCCATGGAGCTATTTACAAATCTATTGAAGCCTTGGATAAAATGGGTATGGATATTATAGAAACAGGAGACCCGGATGCATTTAAACAGTACCTGTCGGAGACGGACAACACCATTTGTGGACGCCATCCAATTAGCGTTTTTCTCCAT ATGCTGAAAAACTCCTCGACTAAGATAAAGATTAGATTCCTTCGATATGAACAATCGAGCCAGTGCAAATCTATGAGAGACAGCAGCGTAAGCTATGCATCTGCAGTGGGGAAAATTGATGCTTGA